A single window of Grus americana isolate bGruAme1 chromosome 10, bGruAme1.mat, whole genome shotgun sequence DNA harbors:
- the LOC129210826 gene encoding protein FAM169B-like isoform X2, translated as MEDEGGGRAAAGHLYLVDTLAGDPEVLQIDAETYYDKLLKKSLSTPDVFLIPGGEEVKLEDSCVCFVPLYRNNPTCKMLLLTDPKDKETVLAVYLNQCWWPVEDVVRTADPSRDGLILVQTFGERIVLFVLNYIIFGMLEGSSANDAFFLPHSATERAKILWRNGKAVAFYSVKMKGSLCDGTTSQCYLLPVLDTIFVRRKYRRGGLGMKMLHDFCQSFMTEDALGISCPISAAMYQVCQKFLQTYPEEQKRLWEVEAPGDWNQRVNIWLKIQMESSPSGIQFTN; from the exons GTCACCTCTACTTGGTAGATACATTAGCAGGAGATCCAGAGGTTCTGCAAATAGACGCTGAAACATACTATGACAAACTCTTGAAGAAATCGTTATCCACTCCTGATGTTTTTTTGATCCCTGGAGGAGAAGAG gtTAAACTTGAAGAttcctgtgtgtgttttgtCCCTCTCTACCGAAATAATCCTACTTGCAAAATGTTGCTGTTAACTGATCCAAAGGATAAAGAGACAG tttTGGCAGTTTATTTGAACCAGTGCTGGTGGCCTGTTGAAGATGTAGTAAGGACAGCTGATCCTTCTAGAGATGGGCTGATTTTG GTCCAGACGTTTGGAGAAAGGATTGTCCTCTTTGTTCTGAACTACATTATTTTTGGAATGCTGGAAGGCAGTTCAGCTAATGATGCATTCTTTCTACCTCACTCTGCCACTGAGCGTGCCAAGATACTCTGGAGAAATGGCAAGGCTGTTGCCTTTTACTCGGTCAAGATGAAAG GGAGCTTATGCGATGGTACAACCAGTCAATGTTACTTGCTGCCGGTTTTGGATACTATATTCGTCCGGAGAAAGTACAGAAGAGGTGGCCTAGGGATGAAAATGCTGCATGATTTCTGTCAGTCTTTCATGACTGAGGATGCCTTGGGGATCAGCTGCCCTATTTCTGCTGCCATGTATCAAG TTTGCCAGAAATTCTTGCAGACTTATCCTGAGGAGCAGAAGCGACTGTGGGAGGTGGAAGCACCAGGAGATTGGAACCAGCGAGTGAATATCTGGTTAAAAATTCAGATGGAGTCATCTCCTTCAGGAA TTCAGTTTACTAATTGA